From the genome of Eucalyptus grandis isolate ANBG69807.140 chromosome 2, ASM1654582v1, whole genome shotgun sequence, one region includes:
- the LOC104426458 gene encoding germin-like protein 5-1 has product MVAAVVTMMSFAVFLGVVSADPDMLQDVCVADLASKVKVNGFPCKAAFNVTDFFFDGLAKPGVTNNTLGSLVTAANVQEIPGLNTLGVSLSRIDYAPFGLNPPHTHPRATEIVFVLYGELYVGFIAANVLVAKTIKAGEIFVFPKGLVHFQMNVKRAPAAVIAAFNSQSPGTLTIATALFAAKPTVPNNVLAKAFQIDAKEVEMIKAKLAPKS; this is encoded by the exons ATGGTGGCCGCTGTTGTTACAATGATGAGCTTCGCCGTCTTTCTGGGCGTTGTTTCTGCTGATCCCGACATGCTCCAAGATGTCTGTGTCGCCGATCTTGCTTCCA AAGTGAAAGTCAATGGATTCCCGTGCAAAGCGGCTTTCAACGTAACAGACTTCTTCTTCGATGGGCTGGCCAAACCTGGAGTCACCAACAACACCTTAGGCTCTCTAGTGACTGCGGCCAATGTCCAAGAGATCCCAGGCCTCAACACTCTTGGCGTGTCCCTATCTCGCATCGACTATGCTCCTTTCGGCCTCAACCCACCCCACACCCACCCACGAGCCACTGAGATAGTGTTTGTGCTCTATGGGGAGCTATATGTTGGATTCATAGCAGCTAACGTCCTCGTTGCAAAGACCATCAAGGCAGGCGAGATCTTTGTGTTCCCTAAAGGTTTGGTCCACTTCCAAATGAACGTCAAGCGTGCCCCCGCGGCCGTCATTGCGGCATTCAATAGTCAATCACCAGGGACTCTAACCATCGCAACCGCACTATTCGCAGCCAAGCCCACAGTGCCCAACAATGTGTTGGCCAAGGCGTTCCAAATTGATGCTAAAGAGGTCGAGATGATCAAGGCTAAGCTTGCCCCAAAGAGCTAG